From the Euphorbia lathyris chromosome 6, ddEupLath1.1, whole genome shotgun sequence genome, one window contains:
- the LOC136233154 gene encoding probable terpene synthase 13, which translates to MLHKEGEDAFKSLAMIDAIQRLGIEYRFQDEIRAILLRHYTTPTNHDQSNLHEVALRFRLLRQEGYYVPTGVFHKFQERKFKEKLSCDIKGLMGLYEASQLSIEDEDLLDEAGEYSYELLSSLMVTDSLDHNQAKAVENSLKYPYYKSLPNLMAKNSLISCLNLQEGNQWMSNLQEVAEFEFQIVRLQHQEELAQVSEWWKDVGLSKKLKLARDQPLKWFMWSIAALTDPSLSQQRFDIIKPLSLAYILDDIFDVYGTLQDLTFFTNVVDRWDIGAIEQLPDYMKIWFQALDKIINEASNKVYEQHGWNPLVSLRKSWGSLCKAFLVEARWFHTSNIPSAEEYLENGIMSAGVHVVLVHLFFLLGEGINNESVEFIEGNPGIISSTAKILRLWDDLGFAKDENQEGKDGSYVEYYMKEHQESSRENAKKHVLHMISDTWKQLNQECLFNNPFSPTLTKACLNVARMVPIMYNYDDNCSFPLLDEFMNEILYAPKSFSSKLGQR; encoded by the exons ATGCTACACAAAGAGGGAGAAGATGCATTTAAGAGTCTAGCCATGATTGATGCTATTCAACGTCTTGGCATTGAATATCGTTTCCAAGATGAGATTCGTGCAATTTTACTAAGACATTACACAACACCTACTAATCATGATCAAAGTAATCTCCATGAGGTTGCACTTCGCTTTCGCCTCTTACGACAAGAAGGCTACTATGTGCCTACAG GGGTTTTTCACAAGTTTCAAGAGAGGAAATTTAAGGAAAAATTGAGTTGTGACATAAAGGGATTAATGGGTTTATATGAAGCTTCTCAGTTGAGTATAGAAGATGAAgatttacttgatgaagcagGAGAGTATAGTTATGAACTTCTAAGTTCATTAATGGTGACAGATAGTCTTGACCATAATCAAGCTAAAGCAGTAGAGAATTCACTGAAGTATCCATACTATAAAAGCCTACCGAATTTAATGGCCAAAAACTCGTTAATTAGCTGTTTAAATTTGCAAGAGGGAAATCAGTGGATGAGTAATTTACAAGAAGTTGCAGAGTTCGAATTTCAGATTGTCCGATTGCAACATCAAGAAGAACTAGCTCAAGTTTCAGA GTGGTGGAAAGATGTGGGATTATCCAAGAAACTAAAGCTCGCAAGAGATCAACCTCTTAAATGGTTCATGTGGTCCATCGCAGCCCTTACAGATCCATCATTGTCTCAGCAAAGATTTGACATCATAAAACCTCTCTCTCTTGCCTACATTTTAGACGATATTTTTGATGTTTATGGTACTCTGCAGGACCTCACTTTTTTCACAAATGTGGTCGACAG ATGGGACATTGGTGCCATTGAACAGCTTCCGGACTACATGAAGATATGGTTCCAGGCTCTTGACAAGATCATAAATGAAGCTAGCAACAAGGTCTACGAACAGCATGGTTGGAATCCCCTTGTTTCCCTACGAAAATCG TGGGGAAGTTTGTGCAAAGCATTTTTAGTTGAAGCAAGATGGTTTCATACTAGTAACATACCAAGTGCCGAAGAGTACTTGGAGAATGGGATAATGAGTGCAGGTGTTCATGTTGTTCTAGTtcaccttttctttctcttgggTGAAGGTATAAACAATGAAAGTGTTGAATTCATTGAAGGCAATCCTGGCATTATAAGCTCCACAGCCAAAATTCTTCGGCTATGGGATGATTTGGGATTTGCGAAG GATGAGAATCAGGAAGGCAAGGATGGATCATATGTAGAGTATTACATGAAGGAACATCAAGAATCATCAAGAGAAAACGCAAAAAAGCATGTTCTACATATGATTTCAGACACATGGAAACAGCTAAACCAGGAATGCCTGTTTAACAATCCATTTTCACCAACACTTACAAAGGCTTGTCTTAATGTTGCAAGAATGGTTCCTATAATGTACAATTATGATGACAATTGCAGTTTTCCTCTTCTTGATGAGTTTATGAACGAAATCCTTTATGCACCAAAAAGTTTTTCAAGCAAATTAGGTCAGAGATAA